One stretch of Natronobacterium gregoryi SP2 DNA includes these proteins:
- a CDS encoding DUF5815 family protein, translated as MAEPRIPGSDPERHLELPCGQTIDPHDIDLGMREYACPCGESHAAVTDVHPPSRFFPESLVAVLQETIETDDEFDEFGTPHLMGVVLEEFPEEVVTYDGSDDGAVGYAMVWLTDFDSRRLHEIVVELVVELMDHAVSHADDDSAISEFESQMLEFDVSEFVDQYRAQRNFERVGDGPV; from the coding sequence ATGGCAGAGCCGCGCATCCCGGGCTCAGATCCGGAGCGACATCTCGAGTTACCCTGTGGGCAGACGATCGATCCGCACGACATCGACCTCGGAATGCGCGAGTACGCCTGTCCCTGCGGGGAATCTCACGCAGCCGTCACCGACGTCCATCCGCCGTCGCGGTTCTTCCCGGAGTCGCTGGTCGCCGTCCTTCAGGAGACGATCGAGACCGACGACGAGTTCGACGAGTTCGGCACACCCCACCTGATGGGTGTCGTCCTAGAAGAGTTCCCCGAGGAAGTCGTCACCTACGACGGCAGCGACGACGGCGCGGTCGGCTACGCAATGGTGTGGCTCACCGACTTCGATTCCCGACGGCTCCACGAGATCGTCGTCGAACTCGTCGTCGAACTGATGGACCACGCCGTCAGCCACGCCGACGACGATTCGGCGATCAGCGAGTTCGAATCCCAGATGCTCGAGTTCGACGTGAGCGAGTTCGTCGACCAGTATCGCGCCCAGCGGAACTTCGAGAGAGTTGGTGACGGACCCGTCTGA
- a CDS encoding HAD family hydrolase, with amino-acid sequence MTTRLTHNATIEPDGKQALLFDMDGVILEGYGTDPDVHACAFRDAVDDLDFDPEVPLESLPALETDEYTETFARTCQELGLDPAEFYALREEYSAKRSIDRIKRGARGLYDDVDVLDELDRSHPVGLVSNNYDPTVSFVVDHFDLEAFSFVRGRDLGVEGFRRRKPEPYYIETALDALGLDDGMYVGDRETDLLAAQNAGLVPVLIRRPHNETLEPSIDNHLEIESLEELLEHL; translated from the coding sequence ATGACCACGAGACTCACACACAATGCGACGATCGAACCGGACGGCAAACAGGCGCTGCTGTTCGACATGGACGGCGTCATCCTCGAGGGGTACGGAACCGATCCCGACGTACACGCCTGCGCGTTCCGCGATGCAGTCGACGACCTCGATTTCGACCCCGAAGTCCCCCTCGAGTCGTTGCCTGCACTGGAGACCGACGAATACACCGAGACGTTCGCGAGGACCTGCCAGGAACTCGGCCTCGACCCGGCGGAGTTTTACGCGCTCCGCGAGGAGTACAGCGCCAAGCGGTCGATCGACCGCATCAAAAGGGGTGCTCGCGGACTCTACGACGATGTCGACGTTCTCGACGAACTCGACCGATCGCACCCGGTCGGACTCGTGAGCAACAACTACGATCCGACGGTCTCGTTCGTCGTCGACCATTTCGACCTCGAGGCGTTCTCGTTCGTCCGTGGCCGAGACCTCGGCGTCGAAGGTTTCCGGCGACGGAAACCGGAGCCGTACTACATCGAGACAGCCCTCGACGCCCTCGGACTCGACGACGGGATGTACGTCGGCGACCGCGAGACGGACCTGCTCGCCGCCCAGAACGCAGGACTCGTCCCGGTTCTGATCCGACGACCGCACAACGAGACACTCGAGCCGTCGATCGACAACCATCTCGAGATCGAGTCGCTCGAGGAGTTACTCGAGCACCTGTAA
- the lrpA1 gene encoding HTH-type transcriptional regulator LrpA1 yields MSTQATEDRILEVLEEDAQASYAEIAEQAGVSKPTVRKYINQLEEEGVIVGYSAEIDPKKLSSKTIALVGLDVASERYVEATKTLKNLEEIEALYSSSGDHMLMAEVRAEDGDELGEFISEELLEIEGVTAAHPSFLQERLK; encoded by the coding sequence ATGAGTACCCAGGCGACGGAAGATCGCATCCTCGAAGTTCTCGAAGAGGATGCCCAGGCATCGTACGCCGAGATAGCCGAACAGGCAGGCGTCTCGAAGCCGACGGTTCGCAAGTACATCAATCAACTCGAGGAAGAGGGTGTCATCGTCGGCTACTCCGCCGAGATCGACCCGAAAAAACTCTCGAGCAAGACGATTGCGTTGGTCGGCCTCGACGTCGCCAGCGAACGCTACGTCGAGGCGACGAAGACCCTGAAGAATCTCGAGGAGATCGAAGCGCTGTACAGTTCCAGCGGCGACCACATGCTGATGGCCGAAGTGCGTGCCGAAGACGGCGACGAACTCGGCGAATTCATCTCGGAAGAACTACTCGAGATCGAGGGCGTCACTGCAGCACACCCGTCGTTCCTGCAGGAACGGCTGAAGTGA
- the phnE gene encoding phosphonate ABC transporter, permease protein PhnE, giving the protein MATNSGPRWRRFESRERMKRVAAFFVAMGTVVVSWLHMGLDVQYIRTAPAELLDLAVRMFPPDWGYAPEIVVPLLETVHIAVVGTIIALTASVPVAFLAAKNTTPNRITYAIGKLIVTVSRSVHVVIWAMVFVVMFGPGAFAGMVAIAVRSVGFVAKLLGEEIEEIGFDQVEAIRATGASSSQVLLYSVIPQIKPALVGIGVYRWDINVRSATILGAVGAGGIGVQLFNSVDAFRWSAVLTILIAILGIVLLSETISARARAMVR; this is encoded by the coding sequence ATGGCCACGAACTCCGGTCCTCGCTGGCGACGCTTCGAATCCCGAGAGCGAATGAAACGGGTCGCCGCGTTTTTCGTGGCCATGGGGACAGTCGTCGTCTCGTGGCTCCACATGGGGCTCGACGTCCAGTACATCCGAACAGCGCCAGCCGAACTACTGGACCTCGCGGTCCGGATGTTCCCGCCGGACTGGGGGTATGCGCCCGAAATCGTCGTGCCGCTGCTCGAGACGGTACACATCGCCGTCGTTGGGACGATCATCGCCCTCACTGCGTCGGTCCCAGTCGCCTTCCTGGCAGCCAAAAACACGACGCCAAACCGGATTACGTACGCGATCGGCAAGCTGATCGTCACTGTCTCCCGATCGGTTCACGTCGTTATCTGGGCGATGGTGTTCGTCGTCATGTTCGGCCCCGGCGCGTTCGCCGGGATGGTCGCGATTGCCGTCCGATCGGTCGGATTCGTCGCCAAACTGCTCGGCGAAGAGATCGAAGAGATCGGGTTCGATCAGGTCGAGGCGATCCGTGCGACCGGAGCCTCTTCGTCCCAGGTCCTGCTCTACAGCGTCATCCCCCAGATCAAGCCCGCACTCGTCGGGATCGGCGTCTATCGGTGGGACATCAACGTCCGTAGCGCGACGATCCTCGGCGCGGTCGGTGCCGGCGGGATCGGCGTCCAGCTGTTCAACTCCGTCGACGCGTTCCGGTGGTCGGCCGTCCTGACGATACTGATCGCTATCCTCGGCATCGTCCTCCTGAGCGAGACGATCTCCGCCCGCGCTCGAGCGATGGTGCGCTGA
- a CDS encoding HalOD1 output domain-containing protein, translating to MQTEKPPADGTDLQYDQTNDRYVFHHDTDGSATLTTTIVHALSSITDVDVSQGEFSLYDSVDPDALDRIFRPKADGDDRTNGHIAFTALEHEVYVYANGDVIIYPPSDSNR from the coding sequence ATGCAAACGGAAAAGCCACCCGCGGACGGCACGGACCTCCAGTACGATCAGACGAACGACCGATACGTCTTCCACCACGACACCGACGGGAGCGCGACGCTTACGACGACGATCGTCCACGCCCTGTCGTCGATCACCGACGTCGACGTCTCGCAGGGAGAGTTCTCTCTCTACGATAGCGTCGACCCCGATGCACTCGACCGAATCTTCCGCCCGAAAGCTGACGGAGACGATCGAACGAACGGCCACATCGCGTTTACCGCCCTCGAGCACGAAGTCTACGTGTACGCGAACGGCGACGTGATCATCTACCCGCCCTCGGATTCGAACCGATAG